The window TTGCCAAGTACACTCTGTACAATACGCTGGATAAAAACacattcagcaaaatcaaaatgtgtaaATCAGCTAAGAAAATTTGGGAGAAGCTGATTCAACTGTGTGAATGAAATGAACATACCaaggaaaacaaatttttaGTTGCTGTTCAGGAGTTcgacaatatcaagatgaaaaCCGGAGAATCAATGAGTGAGTTCGATGAAAGAGTAAATTGCATCGTAACCGAACTGAATGCACTAGGAATAGTGCACTCAAACAAAGACATTGCCTTAAAAGTGATGTAAGGCCTTCCCAAGGAATGTGATGTCAAAACTATGACCATGAGAGAATTGAAAGATATGAATAATGTGGGGCTACACGACTTATTTGCAGACTTAAAAACCTACGAATTCAAAATGCAAACAGAGAAGGCGAGCCAATAGTTCCATCAGTTACAACAGCTCTAAGTGCACtgaaactggaaccaactgTTTCAGTTGAGAAGTCAACGGAACAACTGAGcaatgacgcaatgtcattgtttgtaaagaaatttAGGAAGTTTATGAGAAATAATTAATGTTCCTTCAAGATAAACTATCATATAAATGAATCAAAGTAGGAACCAAATGCGTGCTTCAACTGCGGAAAGACTGGTCACTTCATTGTTGATTGTCCAAAGCTAAAAAAGGACAGCAAAAGATCCATTGAAATGGGTAAAAAGCCCTTTGAGCATAGAAGAAGATTCAAGGATGAGAAGAAGTCATCCAGAAGAAAGAATTAAGCATTGGTAGCTGAAGAGAATAAGTCAAAGTGGGTCGAAACTGGCAGCGAAGCATTGGAAATCGAGAGCTCAAGCAGCTCCAGCGATGAAGAGGAGGTAAAATACCTCATGGCTGATGATGCAGAGCTGGAGTCCATCACCAAACAAGTACTTGACTTTAGTTCTACTGATTtaacacgagaagaactcattttCACACTGCACGATATGGTTAATGAGCACCACAAGCTAGCTATCTCCTTTGAGGAAGCTAAGACTAAGCAAAATGATCCTTCAAATGACACCGCTGATAGCCTAAAATCAGTTGAAAGCCAAAATGTCAAAGAATAGATTGCTAAGCTGATAGCTGAAAGGATGAAAGTAATTATTTGATTCAGCTGCTGAGATCAGAAAACTCTAGACTGACTGAAGTAATTCAAGCTTGGAATAAGTCGTCAGTCACACATACTGAAATTCAAGGGTCACAAAAACCAGTTGGAGATAAGACTGGTATGGGATTCAATAGCCAAGATGAACCCTCAACTAGCGGTACAATGCCGAAACTGAACACGAACAAAATGAagtatattcactttgttaaatcaatAATGATAGATAAAAATCTTGAGTTCAGTAAGCCGGTTGAGAAAACCaactgaaaatatgaaaaatgtaaAACGGCACGGAATTGGGTACATCCCCAAGAGTTCAAATGAATCAAGCAATTAGTAACCCAAGAGGTCCAGTTATGGTAAACAGAACTCAACAAAAGACTAATGTAATAACTATTAACTAGCAAGCATGTTCAAAAACGCTACCGGATAAACAATAAGATTAATAGAGCACAAACTCACGTTGTATCATCCTCACCGCACTCATCTGTCACACACAAGTTAGGAAATGTTATCGAGAACACAAAAACTGGTAGATCAGTTCGGCTGATCCAAATATGTGTTCtcaaaggactaatcagttctgtaccaaaaaaaatttgagtaccaaatttatttattatttgtgatTGCAGATTACTGGTAAATTGATCAAACATTCAGTCTGGtacttggacagtggatgttcaagACACATGACTGGAAACACTGAACtgatatctcaactgatcaattATTCTATTCCCAATATCAGTTTTGGGGACGCTTCACAAGATAAAATTATGGGTAagagtaagcttatccatggtaatattattattgacgatgttttacttgttgataatttgaaatataatttaatcagCAACAGTCAATTATGCGATCATAATCATTCAGTTGAATTTAATAAACATGCGTGTACTATTAAAAACGCAACTGTTGATATCATTGTAACAGAAAATAAATGtgaaaacacatataaagtaaGTTGGAGTCGAGTGATTgttgttggaaggaagaacgaTGAGAAAATGGAAGAACAAAGGAGAAAAAAATTTCGAAACTCCCTTGGCAAGACTCCTAGTTACGGCCGCTGTTCTTTTCGTGAATTGTATGTTTCGGTGTGTTtcggtgtgtgtgtgtgagtttaggGCTTAgggtttaattatttaaaaaaaaacaaaaagacttCTTAATCACTTAATTAATAGGCTTTATCAAActtagtttttaattaataaattaggcccattaaaataaataaaattattaggcctcaaatttaaaagattttaaaacacttattttcaaaatctcatataaattacttaaaatttcttgtttccactaattaatttaaatttgaccttaaaattcttaaattatttaaaataaatgttttcttaactacaaataaaaatttagcttgTAAATCTTTAATACATTAATCGTCTTCGATCCTCCGTCCTTGGGCCAACCACAGATATTCatctgaaaaattttaaattatgaaatcaaGCAAAACTacataattaatcatttagtcaatcaaaatatatcattcatgtatccaaaatcatttaattaaaataatttagcaatttaataattttcatgcatgcgatTTACGTAACCAgatttttggacgttacaaaaAGAGtcttttatttgaataaatCCTTGTATGATCATAACATTATATATTCAGTGGATTCACTTGTTAGCTGCGCGTGACCCATTGGATGTAGGTCGATTGGACCGAACAACGTTAAAATTCTGGTGTTATCgtgttctttattttattattcactCACTTAATAAACAACTAAAAAAACAAGCCACTAATAGTGCAAGATAACACACATtcagaaatatttttatataactaAATAACTCACACAAGTAATATTCTAATCCAAGACCTCTTGAATCTCGGGACCTCACAATTGCTACTAGAGTAGGTATCttttgagacgatctcatgaatatttatctgtgagacggatcaaccctaccaatatttacaataaaaaataatactcttatcataaaaagtaatactttctcatgtatgacccaaataagagatccatctcacaaaatacgacccgagagaccgtctcacacaagtttttgccttgctACTAGACCATAAGATCCTTGACGCTCGTTAACTTTCTTTCCGATAACTTTCTCTGCGGCTAGGAAATTGGACGAGTCACTGTAGGGCTTATTTCCTTTACTTTctgcaaataaaataaatctcaaTTAAAGGACACatattgataattttaaaagacaaacattgttaaaataattattttaacaaaCTTTTTCATTAGACTTTTTTACTCACGTGAAGTTCGTGCAATACATATTTTGCTTCTATATAAACCTCAATTAAAgcactcaaaatatatttaaaagataATCATTGTTGAAATAATTATCCTAATAAACTTTTTCGTTAGACTTTTTCACTCACGTAAAGTTCGTGAAAGTAGATTTAAGACATGGAACTTTTTGCCACCACCATACATCaaaaagtaataaaataatattagacTACGTGCAACGATGGTACTTCAATGATTTGAACAGTGAAATAACGCTTAACTTGCATGTTCAGAAAGAACATTTCAACTGATTCTACAAATTCGGATGCAGAAAAGTATGCAAACCTATGCTGTAACAAACACCCATTACTTGAGCAGGAAAAACTATAATCGTTTTAAAGGAACAAAAAATATCGAGATTATCTATCTATACACGACAACTACTTGCCCAAACCAATATGCAGGagatcaagataaaacaagCACCAACTTTCCAAGAATTCCTCGATACAACAGAGAAAAATCGAGGTAATAACCTATGAAAGAGCTTGATTCATCGTGGAACGCATAGACAGCTGCTGCTCGTAAAGTTCCCGGAATATCTTATATTTAGCATCATGGTACTTCTTTACTTTTGGATCTTTAGATGGATGCACAACCTATTAAAAGTTATGAAAAACCATAAATCCAAGCGATAGCAAATATTTAAAGATGGATCGTTAAAAGTATTTAATCACTCTCATTTTCGTTGGAAAATTACATTTTCAATATGTGCAGTATgcacattttctatttttggtCATGATATTGGTTATTCTACTGTCTTAGTCCtctatttatctattttttcaatttaatcaCTTTTCACAAGAGTGCTAATGTAACATCGGAAAATGACATTGTGACACCGAAAATCGCTTGCATATAACTTCAGCTATTACTTACAAGTTGATGTCCCGTCGTCAGCGTTATAGTGAAAACAATACTataattgggaaaaaaatatcaCCCTAGTATGATTTCTACAAATAccaatttaaacaaaatttacatTATTTGACATACAATAAAAAATGCCTCctgataaaacaataaaaaaatagtttaaactttcaaaacattttccccaaacattttccaaaaatataaaattaaaaccaAAAATTGGGTGAATCTTTGTAAAATGCTTAGTTGCTACAAGCCTACAACTAGATAAATACTCGTCTCATAAATGGTATAGATCAGAAACGTTGACAGAATATTGAACAAtccaaaggagaagaaaagaggataaatgataaaaatagaGGATTTACTTGGTCTGCATCTCTTTATAGTTTTAAGCAGACGACATAGTTTTAAGCAGACGACAATGGCGAAAAATATATATGAGCAAAAGCGGAAGAGATGCTTACCACATGACTTGTATCATGCTACGAACTCAAGTGTTATAGCTGAAGATCGTGTAATATTGATAACCATCTATCTCTCCCTTTAACGATTAAATCATTTTGGATATAACAAGAAGCAGTTACATGCATACCTGACCAGCTGCATTTAATGCTCTCATGGCCTCTCGGACAGTGGAATATTTCTTTGAGGCAACAGCACCAAGAATAGCAGCACCCAATAACACAGATTCATTTTCTCGGGGAAGAACTATAGGATAACCTGCCCAAATATACAGTATTGCCAAAAGTATCTTGAGTCTGAAATTtagaaaggaaaagaaaatgtattcAACTCAAGGCAAGAAAAAAAGACATCGTGGATCGAGTTCTTCTCCCCTCCAAAACAGGCATAGATCAAGTCTGGAAATTTCAAGTATGATCACTGTCGTCTAAAGGCGTCAATGGAAAAATGCAAAACCCTTCGAAATTCTCTCCCAACACAGAATTAAAATGAACATGATGTGTCAATCACCATCTAAGGAGGCCAGTAATAAGTGAAGGTGACAATGAATGTGCATACAAAGTTTGTGagttttatttttccaaaacaTTCCGACTGCTATGGCCATTATACTAGGACAGTGCAAAGATTATCCATAAAAAAACATAATGGTTCACGTGTGCAGCTAAACTATAACCCATTCAAGATTTAAGATAACTTATTGGAGAGATAGATGGAACAAagttacaaaataaaatttcggAAGTCATCTTCGTCCAAGCATATTCACTGGTACGAATGCATGTATGCGCAAATGCGCACATGTATATATGTAGAGAGACAAAGATAACCTATGATGTCTGCATGCTCTtgaacgaacaaggaattcttTGCAAGTCCACCACATGCAAGCAACGTGTCAATCTGGAGACAATGAGCAGATAGGAATAACATATGGCCAAAAGTCATTGAGAATGCAACATACGATTGTTAATTTTAAGAACAAAAGAGATTGTTCATCTTATAAAATTGTATGGCACACGGCGCACCAGAGATGTCAGGATAATGTGATCAATATAAACTTAAAGCAATTAGCAGAAAGCAAGCAACGCTGCCAACGTAATGACATGAAAATTGGGGTAAATAACAAAGTGGACCCGCCACACTATGCCAAAACGGCTAAAACCACTCATGAAAGTTTTAATTAAGAACTTAAACCCTCCAGCCGATATTTATTTGTAGTATGCATTTTTCTATGCACCTATGAAGAAGGCAGTCAAAATATCATTTCACTATtataataacataataaattttctcATTTTATGGCATCCCAAATTCTTCAAATACTTTTGCTTTTAAAACTCCAATTTGCGACAACTTCATGCTTGTGTATAAAACCATGTATAGCACCCTAGAGAGAAAAAAACACTATAGGCGGGAGGGTTAATTATTAGTTTAAAATGCTGGACGTTTCCTACCAAGCACAACAAAGAAGATATACATGAATTATCCTAACAATTGTAAAGATAAAGAAATGATACAATTATAACTACAATTTTTCTTGCGTAATATCTGCCAATGATTTCCAACTATAGCACAGAGAAATTGCTTAAAATATAGGATGAAACATTGCATGCATCAACTTCCTTACTTTGTGTCCATGGGAATTGCAATGCTCTACAATATGTCGTGTGCCATATGCAATTCCCTGTACTGTGGCAAGATAAAGAAGAGCCAGCTGCTTTTCACTTGTATCAAGAGTTAAGCCACATATCATTCCTTTCGATTTTGGATCTGCAATCGGAGatctaaaataaaagtttagaaGGTACAATCAACAATTTAGATTTGCGAGTTCCAAATATAAAAGGATCGAAGAAATTTTGAGTTTTACCTGTTTCCATGAAAATCGGGGAGGACGTGAACATCATTAGTCAGAGCAGCGAGAAAAGGAGAACCTAATTCTTGTTTCACCGACTCCAGTATCTCACCAAGAAGTTCAAATATTGAAATGCCTACAAGACCAGAAAgaggaaaatttttaaaagcgATTAGGCGGGAGAAATAGACCAAACATAAAATACAAAACCATATTAAACATCTGTGAGAAGTTCAGGCAATCTCACATCGAGAAGCCGCTCGATTCGCCAGATGAGGAGAAGCGATATGGTTCTCTATGATATAATCTAGCGAAGCGCCAGTGGCACTCTGGCCTCCTTCTGTAAGCCAATACTGAGGCACCATAGCTGAAAGATTTTTGTGAAGTTGAACAAGTCAGATGTTACTACTTAGTCACCTCTTGAATAGAACAAGAAATACATTAACTATTCAGAGAACCACTGGAGACTCCACTCCGGTCACAATCTTTTTAGCTATTGTAAGGTCCTCAATCCACTCCGGTCACAATCTTTTTAGCTATTGTAAGGTCCTGAATTGTACTTTCgataattttctcaaaattatattttaaaaatgatttgaaCCAAATATTTTAGCGTGTAACTTGAACTTCTGAATGGATCGAAAAATCAAGTTTTCGACAAAATTCTAAGGAAGTAATTAGCATAGCTTAGTGCATGGCCAGCATGTGAAGTTGATTGTATTTTCTGAAATTTGACTGCCTTTTGCCGCTCAGTATCGACCCAAACCATGGTGTCATGCAGTGTGCAGGTTAATTTCACAGTAGATGCCCTGTGCACAAATAGATGTATTTTGTTATTTCAAGCACCCAGTGTGCAGCACCTTGCATGTTTTAAAGTTTTTCTCAACTTATAGCATGGCCACTGCACAATGGTGTGCATAGACGGTGGCTAGGGTTTTGCATAGTGCATGGCATCATGCATTTCCATGTTATTTTCTTTTAGGTTCTTACACCAGAATCTTGTTTCTGATGTTATGAAGCTAAGGTGCTTAAATGTGATGGATGGGTCATGGGCCTTACATGTAATAATCCATTGCAGCAAGATGGAAAGTTAAGcccaaaaaataaattgatatgcTATTATCTTTTATCTAGAAATTTGTTATCTTATATTTTTGTTAGGACATGGTGATACTTTTATTTATGATCAAATGATCTTTTTATTTTGGTTATGATAtggtgatattttatttttttattaagatttGATAATCTTTGTTTGAATCATTATACTTGTTATAAATAGAGATAGGTTGCAATCGtaaaattatcaagaaattattCACAAGCTTGCCTTACGAGATCTGAGGTCCTCTTCCAAGAGTCTCAAACCAAGAAATCAAAAGATTCTTTCTAACGAGCCTGAAAGAATCACACCCCATTACTGAATCTAAAACATGGGACCATAACAAACTGGTACAAGAGGGATATCACGTTTTTCAACAAAACTTTAAAGCTTTTGTAGAAAGTTATCAGGAGTACAAGGTAGCTGCCAAGAAACGGCAACAAGCTCTTCGGATAAGTTGGAAAAGATTTCCATGTGTCTGTCAACCATGCGCTTGAAAGAACGAGATCAGAGAAGAGGACACGAATCAATGGGGCACCAACGACCAGCATTCCGAAGGACGACGAGGTAGCACCAATGGCCATCTCAACATGCCTCGGTATTCGAAACTCATTTTTCCCAGGTATAAAATAGAATCAAATCTGTTGGGATGGTTTAGATTATGCAAACAATTTTTTCGACTCCAACACTTGCAGGAGGAAAACAAGGATTGGTCTCTTTCTATCTTGAGAAGAGGATCCAACTCAGGTCTCTGAAGTCAGAACTAGATCATCCAGGGTTACGGAGGAGGAATTTAAGAACTATTGTCATCTATGCTTAATCCTTGAAATATCCCAACAGCTATAATTGTTCTTGAAGATATCCAAGTGCCTCTTTGCACGAACTGTGGTTCCATACCCTTTTCTCATGATTGAGGACAACCATGATCCAAGGGGGGGATATCAATGTCATTGGACCTTACACGTAATAAACCATTACAACAAGATGGTAAGTCAAGCCCAAAGAATAAATTGAAATGCTAACATCTTTATTTAGAAATAGGATttgttgttatttttaattttggtaGGATAtggtgatattttatttatggttAGGATACGGTTTTTATAAGGACTTGAATATCTTTATTTGAATCATTTGTACTCTGTTATAAATATAGATAGattgcattaataaaattaccaGTAAAAATATTCACAATCTTGTGTTATGATATTTATTCTCTTCCACCGAGCCTCAAGCTAAGAGATCGAGAGGTTCTCCTAACGAGCCTCAAAGAATCACCCCACACTAAGCTTCAAGTGTTAGTGGCAAAAAATGCTCAAGGAGACTAAAAACTTCTGTAAGAACCTCAGAACTAACATTTCTTAAGCTTAATCTTGTTTTCACAAGTCTTGATCATGTGCTGAACATGGAGTTAGAGAGTCCTGAATAGAATGAGGAACTTTCTTGATTTCTATGTTATTGACATGATTGAATGCTAAAGATATGATAACTGATTTGTGTTATTGttgatggaattttttttttgaatcaatgatcctaGCACATTGTAAGTTTTTAGGGACGTTGGTTCCATAAATTGCTAGCACTAGTCTAGTATATGGGAGGAAATTCATGTTTGACATTTAGAGATAATGGTCACGtgatattattgaattttttatgagagtagaaaaataattatgtcTACAGTTATGACTGATTCATGTAAAGAAAGTGTTTGAGAAAAGAACGAAGAGAATACTTGGGGCTTAGGCGATTGCTAATCTTATATTCAGGCATAAGCTTGTTGATAATGGCTTGAGAGACAACAAGTTTAAGTGACTCAATTGAATTAGTAGACTCGTGCATCTATTGTACTAAAACCATGTCTTAATATTTTGAGTATAACACATGCATTTGTGA of the Primulina huaijiensis isolate GDHJ02 chromosome 1, ASM1229523v2, whole genome shotgun sequence genome contains:
- the LOC140982294 gene encoding uncharacterized protein isoform X2, whose product is MDHRAVKQAERINSSNSPVLEYCGGAVSPEMQPPKLLWVKENLPESWSMAFRWMDLSDWLSYRATGDDTRSLCTTVCKWTYLGHAHMQQINEKDSRDMEALGWDDDFWEEIGLGDLVDGHHSKIGRSVAFPGHALGSGLTPDAAKELGLVAGTPVGSSLIDAHAGGVGVMESAPASDLESKEVDEETICHRMVLVCGTSTCHMAISKTKLFIPGVWGPFWSAMVPQYWLTEGGQSATGASLDYIIENHIASPHLANRAASRCISIFELLGEILESVKQELGSPFLAALTNDVHVLPDFHGNRSPIADPKSKGMICGLTLDTSEKQLALLYLATVQGIAYGTRHIVEHCNSHGHKIDTLLACGGLAKNSLFVQEHADIIGYPIVLPRENESVLLGAAILGAVASKKYSTVREAMRALNAAGQVVHPSKDPKVKKYHDAKYKIFRELYEQQLSMRSTMNQALS